TCTAGGACCACAATTCCCAGACACATCAGCTTCCCGgcggttctctctctctctttttttttttttttttgactcgaGCTGGCTGGGTTTCGCCGACCGGCCGGCGCACAGCGACGACGTGGTTCGCCGTGACACCGCACCGGGTTCCCTTAGCGGCCCGTCTTCCTCCCCTCTTAGCGATCCCCCTTGCAGGCCGTCGCCGCCGGCCTCAGCAGTGACCTGGCGGGCTGCGCCTGCGCTCTGCCCCGTTTCCTGCCTGGCTGGTGGCGGCGGCCATTTtgtccatcctcctcctcctcctgctcctcctggtTGGAGCGCAGTGTCCGGAGCGGGCTGGGGGGAGAAAGCCCTAGAGCAGGGTTCGGTGCCTTTTCCTCTGTCCCCAGCCGGTGCCCGGagcccccctccccttcctccccaccccctcccctccccggcccTGCCCTCCCCCTTGTCCCGGGATCGCTCCGTCGCACCCACCATGATGGAAGACGACGGGCAGCCCCGGACTCTGTGAGTACCCGAGACGGAGGGGATGCCAGGCGCTGGGAGGCCCCCTGGCA
The genomic region above belongs to Cervus canadensis isolate Bull #8, Minnesota chromosome 8, ASM1932006v1, whole genome shotgun sequence and contains:
- the LOC122445870 gene encoding translation initiation factor IF-2-like, translated to MHFASAPPRPGIHREVPASASRSCSLPQRPAVPGGLPAPGIPSVSGTHRVRGCPSSSIMPAPDTALQPGGAGGGGGWTKWPPPPARQETGQSAGAARQVTAEAGGDGLQGGSLRGEEDGPLREPGAVSRRTTSSLCAGRSAKPSQLESKKKKKRERENRREADVSGNCGPRNERGSRFSRGLLGTVVQRRRPAPAGRWDAEKRLLGSVVVCEACGDQEVGVLGGERGQNKSYTKRRGNEVGESPVSEVDYKSQSASRWGLS